The following coding sequences lie in one Anomaloglossus baeobatrachus isolate aAnoBae1 chromosome 7, aAnoBae1.hap1, whole genome shotgun sequence genomic window:
- the LOC142245296 gene encoding uncharacterized protein LOC142245296, protein MSDRGSEVYVTRSHVSSSASRKSVSSAAIATARAKAEAAKVRAAFAEQELKLKTEKARLEADLAKLAVDTEAAAAEAEVQALEEAARSDSKSFRLRLGPELSHRDISQRTSDYVLKHTASDDRLHSAPRERLNPAIQPSTFIQQTSHVKHEGNSVHLTPSVSPAPKFVDSYYTANRPKMEDPDGDYHGDNVFDGNNNSLGPHHSNMYQDHPLRNQELPDFLKFFARRELLTKGLLKFNDRPESYRAWRASFRNATAGLDISANEEIDLLVKWLGNESAEHAKRIRDISINHPSKGLCLLWERLDECYGSSERIEESLFKRLEDFPKISNKSFHMLRELSDLLVELQVAKFEGDLPGLASLDAARGIKPIVNKLPYSLQEKWLNRGSDYKQRHNVPFPPFHVFVDFVRQQAKIRNDPSFDLSTADPINPRTGKPAPVRNPRGSPITVHKTNVSATDSSRKTHSTTEPEGSLTIDPDKECPLHKRPHPLQQCRSFRGKSLKDRRIFLRENNICYRCCASTSHLARDCNASITCSECNSQEHSTALHPEPAPQNSTHIDRLTEHGGEETDSTPPEVSPQCTQVCGEGLTNKSCSKICLVTVYPMGYREKAVKLYAILDDQSNRSLASSAFFDIFGIKGLSCSYSLKTCTGVSEESGRRATGYQIESLDGKTSLPLPTLIECNAIPNNREEIPTPEAALHHPHLRNIAHLIPALNSQAKLVLLLGRDIIRVHKVRKQINGPHNSPYAQKLDLGWVVIGDVCLGKVPKPNNIQSLYTNTLESGRPSFFLPCPNKFPVKENLTNSAHLDGGKDRYAMDELCDGDKDHLGCAVFQKTKEDYKRAHSIEDETFLEIMDQGFHKDENDSWVAPLPFKPQRPCLPNNKEMALKRLTYLKPSFSKKPEMEVHFFAFMDKIFKIPTDQNPADHATRAVSAPRLKDTNWLVRPAFLYQPVPTAHETHTHELFEPESDVELRPQVSTLSTTITNRHLDSRRFLRFSTCRSAYRALTCLIHVIRSFKNRQSRPAPCKGWHRCHKAYTVEELTQAKHAIICCVQHEAYTQTLESLRNHRSVPKDSPLKKLDPFVDTQGLLRVGGRISNAKLENDECTPIIVPHGHVAFLLVEHYHAQVRHQGRLITEGALREAGFWITGAKRLVSRVIFKCIICRKLRGSCQSQKMADLPADRLSTEPPFTNVGLDVFGPWSVVTRQTRGGHANSKRWAVLFTCLSIRAVHIEVIETMDTSSFINAFRRFISLRGHVKHIRSDRGSNFVGACGELKIPSNLDINQVERRLSELGCTWTFNPPHSSHMGGVWERMIGIARRILDSIFLQLGPSKLTHETLTTFMAEVVAIMNARPLVPISNDPDDLSLLTPSTLLTQKFNVSMPTSGEFTTKDLYKSQWKRVQMLVDLFWTKWRKQYLSTLQTRDKWQDSRPNMKPGNVVLVKNTQSKRNEWPLGLVTKVFPSQDGQVRKVEIKIPKQSGKLFLRPVSELILLL, encoded by the coding sequence atgtcagatagaggatctgaagtttatgtaacacgctcccatgtaagctcgtcagcttcaaggaagtctgtgagcagcgctgcaattgccaccgccagggcgaaggcggaagccgccaaagtgagagctgcctttgctgaacaagagttgaaattaaagacagaaaaagcacgtctagaagccgaccttgcaaaacttgctgtagacacagaagcagcagcagcagaagctgaagtacaggctttagaagaagcagcacgcagcgacagtaaaagtttcaggttaaggctcggacccgaactcagtcatcgggatatctcacaacgcacttcAGACTACGTACTAAAGCATACCGCATCAGACGACCgtctacattcagctccaagagagagacttaatcctgccattcagccatcaaccttcattcaacaaacatcccatgttaagcatgaaggtaattccgtccacctaacaccatcagtgtcacctgcacccaagtttgtagattcctaTTACACAGCGAACCGTCCCAAAATGGAGGACCCCGATGGTGACTATCATGGCGACAACGTATTTGATggcaacaataactcactgggacctcatcatagcaacatgtatcaggaccaccctctcagaaatcaagagctaccagatttcctcaagttcttcgcacgccgtgagttactcaccaaaggtcttttaaagtttaacgaccgtcctgaaagttacagagcgtggagagcttccttcagaaacgccacggccggcctggacatctctgccaatgaagagatcgatctcttggtcaagtggctaggaaacgaatcagcagaacatgcaaaacgcatcagggatatcagcatcaaccacccgagcaaaggtttgtgcctgttatgggagagacttgatgagtgctatggctcttcagagaggatagaagaatccctcttcaaaaggttggaggactttcccaagatctctaataagagctttcacatgctaagagaattgagcgacctcttggtagaactccaagtcgccaagtttgaaggagacctgccaggcctcgcgtccctagatgcagccagaggtattaaacccatagtgaataagttgccttacagtctgcaagagaaatggttgaaccggggttcagattacaaacaacgtcacaacgtgccgtttcctccattccatgtcttcgtagattttgtgcgccagcaagccaagatcaggaatgatcccagctttgacctttccaccgcagatcccatcaacccacgaacaggtaagcctgctccagtacgcaaccctcgaggctcacctatcactgtacacaaaactaatgtgtctgctacagattcatcacgcaagacccacagtacaacagaacctgaagggtcactaacaattgacccagacaaagagtgccccctacacaaaaggcctcacccactgcaacagtgcaggagttttagaggaaaatctcttaaagaccgtagaatcttcctcagagaaaacaacatatgttacagatgttgtgcatccacatctcacttagctagagactgcaatgccagtatcacttgttcggagtgtaacagtcaagagcacagcacagctctacacccaGAACCAGCCCCACAGAATTCCACGCACATCGACCGacttacagagcacggcggggaggagacagacagtacacctcctgaagtgtcaccccagtgcactcaagtttgtggagaaggtctcactaacaaatcctgctcaaagatctgtctggttacagtttaccctatgggctacagagaaaaagcggttaaactctatgctatactcgacgaccagagtaatagatcactcgccagctcagctttctttgacatctttggaatcaagggacttagctgctcctactcactgaaaacatgtacaggagtgagtgaagaatctggcaggagggcaacaggttatcaaatcgaatccctagatgggaagacatccttaccccttcctacattaatcgagtgcaatgccatcccgaacaatagagaagagatacccactccagaagcggcactacaccatccccatttgagaaacatagcgcatctcattcctgcacttaattcccaagccaagttggtccttttgctggggagagacatcatcagagttcacaaggtgaggaaacagataaacggtcctcataactcgccctacgctcagaagctagatctaggatgggtagttataggggacgtctgcctcGGAAAAGTTCCCAAGCCGAACAACATCCAATCTCTCTACACGAACACATTGGAGAGTGGCCGtccatcctttttcctaccctgccccaacaaattccCAGTGAAGGAAAATCTCACCAATTCAGCACACTTAGATGGTGGGAAAGACAGATACgccatggatgaattgtgcgacggagacaaagatcatctagggtgcgctgtctttcaaaagaccaaagaagattataaacgagcccattccattgaagacgagaccttcctggagataatggatcaaggatttcacaaggatgaaaacgacagctgggtggctccactaccattcaagccacaaagaccctgtcttcctaacaacaaagagatggcactaaagcgccttacctacttaaagccaagtttctcaaagaagccagaaatggaggtacatttctttgctttcatggacaaaatattcaaaataccaaccgaccaaaatcctgcagaccatgcgaccagagcggtatcggcaccacgcctcaaagacactaactggctagtcagacctgcatttctgtatcaaccagtacccactgctcacgagacacatacacatgaactcttcgaaccagaatcagatgtagagctacggcctcaagtttccacacttagcacaacgatcaccaacaggcaccttgattctcgccgcttcctcagattctctacctgtagatcggcctacagagccttgacttgcctgatccatgtcattagatcctttaaaaacagacagtcgagaccagctccatgcaaaggctggcatcgttgtcataaagcttacacagtagaagagctcacgcaagccaaacacgcaatcatctgttgtgtacagcatgaagcttatacccagactctagagtccctccggaaccacagaagtgtcccaaaagatagtccccttaaaaaactggacccgtttgtggatactcaaggactgctgagagtcgggggacgaatttcaaatgcaaagcttgaaaatgacgagtgtactccaatcattgttcctcatggccatgttgctttcctgctggttgagcattatcacgcacaggttagacatcaagggcgcttgataactgaaggagccctacgggaagcgggtttctggataacaggagctaagcgacttgtgagtagagtcatcttcaaatgtatcatctgcaggaaactccgtggttcttgtcaatcccaaaaaatggcagacctaccagcagaccgtttgagtaccgaacctccttttactaacgtgggcctcgatgtgtttggtccctggtcagttgtcacacgtcagactaggggaggacatgcaaacagcaagcgctgggccgtcttgttcacatgtttgagtattagagccgtacacatagaagtcattgagacaatggacacatccagcttcataaatgccttcagacgattcatttctctcagaggacatgtaaagcatatacgctctgacagaggatctaactttgtaggagcatgtggtgaactaaagattccctcaaatctggacattaaccaagtagaaagacgtctttcagaactaggttgtacgtggacctttaacccaccgcactcatctcatatgggaggtgtgtgggagcgcatgatcggcatcgctcgcagaatcctcgattccatctttctgcaacttggtccttcgaagctcactcatgagactctaacaaccttcatggccgaggtagtagctataatgaacgccagaccactggttcccatatccaatgaccctgatgacctatctctgctcaccccttcaactctcctcacccagaagtTTAATGTGAGTATGCCGACTTCTGGAGAGTTTACTACAAAAGACTTGTACAAATCTCAATGGAAAAGAGTTCAAATGTTAGTAGACCTTTTCTGgactaagtggagaaaacaatatctctctacattacagacaagagacaaatggcaagatagtagacccaacatgaaacctgggaatgtcgtcctagtgaagaacactcagtctaaaaggaacgagtggcctctaggattggtaaccaaggtcttcccaagtcaagacggacaggtcaggaaagtggaaatcaagattcccaagcaaagtggaaagctgtttcttagacctgtatctgaacttattctattgctctag